GGCGAGATCGACGACCGCGGCGGCGTACGGCACGCGTGCACCGAAAGGCGGCAGGTCGTTGCGGTGCACGACGGACCAGGTATAGAGCGTGGCGCGGCCGCTCGCCCGCTCCCAGGTCACGTCCTCGCTCCAGCAGCGCGGGCAGAACTCGCGCGGATAGTGGTGCGCCCTCCCGCAGGCGCCGCAGCGGCGGATCAGCAGCCCGCCCTCGGCGGCGGCGTCCCAGAAGGGGCGCGTGAAATCGTCGACTTCGGGCGTCGCGGTCATCAGAAGAGGCCGATCGCACTGTCGAGGGACCAGGCCTGCCAGGACATGGCGAAGAGGGCGACGAAGGATATGAGCGCCATCATGGCGTTCTGTCCCTGTTCCGCCCAGTCGTGGATCATCAGGACGAGATAGAGCAGATTGAGGAGCAGTCCGCCGACGAGGGCGACCGGGGTCAGGAAGCCGACGATCAGGCCGAGACCGAGGGCGAGTTCGGCGTAGACGACGACGTACGCCATCACCTTGGGGCGGGGCCGCACCACCCGCTCGAAGCCGGTTCTCACCAGCGGCCACTTGTGCTTGCCCGCGACGTCCGCCGCCCAGGTGATGCCGGTGCCGCGCTCGAACCAGCCCTTCTTGTCCTTGTGGCGCCAGCTCTCCAGCCACCACAGGCCGAGACCGATGCGGAGGACGGCGAGCCATTCGGCACCGGTGAGCCAGATGGTCTGCATCGGGACCCCCTCTCTTCGTTTCTGACGGTACGTCAGTTCAGCGGATGGGGCAGCTTGTGCGCAAGAGGTGTGCGGGCGTGATCAATTCGCAACTGAATGCCATCTTGACTGAGACCCATCAAGTAATCGTGCGATTACGCTCACGGTTCATGCCCGACGAAAAGGACATCGACCTCACGAACGACCGGCCCGTCTATGTCATCGGCGGCGGCCCGGGCGGTCTCGCGGCTGCCGCCGCGCTGCGGCAGGAGGGCGTACGGGCCGTGGTGCTGGAGAAGTCCGAGTCCGTCGGCGCCTCGTGGCGCCGCCACTACGACCGGCTGCATCTGCACACGACCCGGCGGCTGTCCGCACTGCCGGGACTCGCGATGCCACGGTCGTTCGGGCGGTGGGTGTCGCGGGACGACGTGATCCGGTATCTGGAGAAGTACGCGGAGTTCCACGAGCTGGAGATCGTGACGGGGGTCGAGGTCTCCCGGATCGAACCCTCGGGACCCGACTGGGTGCTGCACGCGACGGGCGGCCGGGAGCTGACCGGCCGGGCTGTCGTGGTGGCCACCGGCTACAACCACACCCCGTCGCTGCCGGACTGGCCGGGCCGGGACTCGTACAACGGCGAGCTGCTGCACGCGGGCGAGTACCGCAACGCCGCCCCGTACGCGGGCAAGGACGTACTGGTCGTCGGCGTCGGCAACACGGGCGCGGAGATCGCGGTCGACCTGGTGGAGGGCGGCGCCGCGCGCGTCCGGCTGGCCGTCCGCACGATCCCGCACATCGTGCGCCGATCGACAGCGGGCTGGCCGGCCCAGCGAACGGGCATCCTGGTCCGCCGGCTGCCGGTACGCCTGGTGGACCGGGCGGGCGGGATCATGAGCAGGGTCGCCGTGCCCGACCTCACGGAACACGGCCTGCCGCGACCGGACACGGGCCTGTACTCCCGCGTGCG
The Streptomyces lunaelactis genome window above contains:
- a CDS encoding Zn-ribbon domain-containing OB-fold protein, which translates into the protein MTATPEVDDFTRPFWDAAAEGGLLIRRCGACGRAHHYPREFCPRCWSEDVTWERASGRATLYTWSVVHRNDLPPFGARVPYAAAVVDLAEGPRMMTEIVEYAEEGELRIGMELEATFRVEGDGGTAVPVFRPVRKP
- a CDS encoding DoxX family membrane protein, which encodes MQTIWLTGAEWLAVLRIGLGLWWLESWRHKDKKGWFERGTGITWAADVAGKHKWPLVRTGFERVVRPRPKVMAYVVVYAELALGLGLIVGFLTPVALVGGLLLNLLYLVLMIHDWAEQGQNAMMALISFVALFAMSWQAWSLDSAIGLF
- a CDS encoding flavin-containing monooxygenase encodes the protein MPDEKDIDLTNDRPVYVIGGGPGGLAAAAALRQEGVRAVVLEKSESVGASWRRHYDRLHLHTTRRLSALPGLAMPRSFGRWVSRDDVIRYLEKYAEFHELEIVTGVEVSRIEPSGPDWVLHATGGRELTGRAVVVATGYNHTPSLPDWPGRDSYNGELLHAGEYRNAAPYAGKDVLVVGVGNTGAEIAVDLVEGGAARVRLAVRTIPHIVRRSTAGWPAQRTGILVRRLPVRLVDRAGGIMSRVAVPDLTEHGLPRPDTGLYSRVRQGAIPIQDVGLIDAVRTGKVEPVAALEAFEDSKAVLADGTRISPDTVIAATGYRRALEGLVGHLGVLDERGRPVTHRGRAAAQAPGLFFTGFTNPISGMLREISIDARRIAKSLAKG